Part of the Mytilus edulis chromosome 9, xbMytEdul2.2, whole genome shotgun sequence genome, ttctcatttttcaaattttgttttggaaagctacttatcacgttaaaatattccctaaggtttgaagtttgtttggatgaacttcaaaaccactaATTTTAGCAACTGGGTGAGGTGAGGTGGGTTAACTTTATGTTataattcaaatattgtaattacTTTTCTATTTGCAGGTGTTCCGTACAATGAATTTTTAGTTTTTAAGTGCCTGAGCCAATTTgacccaggatttttttttatttcaatgtcatGAGAACTGTTTTTGCTGTCTAAATTGCCATAATTTTCTCCGGGTCACGTAGGCGTACACTATTAGATTTTAGGAAACAATGGCCAAAAATCGTAATTTTTCCTTCTTTTGGCGTTTTTGGTGCCCTTTTCACCCCTTAATCTCACCCACTTTCtgaaattaatggttttgaagttcatccaaacaaacttcaaacctaaggcaatattttaacgtgataagtagctttccaaaacaaaatttgaaaaatgagaaaataatgGGGCCAAAACACGGGCCTTATCATACCTTATCCTTTAATACATTTAACATGCCCATAGCAATGAATGAAATACTAGGTTGTATCAAAACCCTTTAAAACAATCAATTCAGATTACAAAACAAGGTTTTGAAATCTACAGCCAATATGTTTATTAATGTATATGTAATTGTTAACATCAAACTATAGAAATGGAAGAACCTAGAcaaataaactttaaataatGTTTGTGCGAATCGTTTCTGTTTCAGAGAGTTAAAAACATTCCTGGTTTTTAACGTTCATATTTCAATCCTGAAGagggtaaaatgaaaaaaaattatctgtaAATGGTCACGCCTGTCTtgtcaataaaggcaacagtagtataccgctgttcaaactcataaatccatggacaaaaaaacaaaatcggggtaacaaactaaaaccgagggaaacgcattaaatataagaggggaacaacgacacaacactacaatgcaacacacacagaaacggaccaagcatcagacaaaatcccacgagaataacaaatataacatcaaaaccaaatacatgaatttgggatagacaagtaccgtgacacgtcttatcgcaatgtgaaattacactcaaaatttaaaagaaaacaaacgacgcaacgttataatgtaacacacacagaaacgaactgtaatataacaatggccatattcctgacttggtacaggacatttttaaaggaaaaaattgtgggttgaacctggttttgtggcatgccaaacctccctcttttatagccatgtgaaatataacattaaaatgacaactcaacaccacaggactacaatataaataaattggagaacacatttgacaaagaaacacacgaacaatagccaacaaaaggcaacaagttcaaacctttaatacgccagaagtccacacaagatctactaatgacacccagatacaaaagtttgaatgccgaaacaagcacaaagatgaacagcatcgaggaccaaaagatcaaaaaagttgtgccaaaaacggccagggttttctgttagttaccagatcatccctattatttaaaataatttatacttttgcaaacagtaaatttataaaattattatacaaaagatgtacatgataaaactgaagtattaactaattacaggaaacaactgaaatacattacaatAACTTCTAAACCTTAAAGATTTGTTCATTAATTTTTAATAACGCTAAGAATGTAGCATGTAATACATGATACCTTCATAAGAACTTATTTGTACTAGTAGGTTCATTCAACCTATGCAAAATTCtgaaatttaggtataaaatGTTATGCAAATATAATGGCATAGGTTGAATAATATATAAACAGATAAAGTGTTACAAAAAATATGTGGAGCTTATCAATTTACAATCACTTTAAAAGAAAACTTGGCGCTCAACAGAAGAGCAATATGATATCTCAACAAGGACATGAACCCATACAATAGAcatgtaatatatgtatatagataTTCTGTACTCGGATATTCAGATATTCTAACACAACAGGTGATAccttgtaaataaatatttggtagtagtttaaaaaaaagtccaaCACTTTTCAGTGTTCAATGTCCACAGATGTGTTCACATGCGGATTTTACATTGCAATATGTAAGGTACGATCAATGTATTTTTGACAATCATATTAATGTATCAATAAAGATCAGCAagaaaagatctacaaatagttTGTCTATTTTTCAATTCATTTGGAGGAATACATTTCTTCGCCGAGAAATCTTGTCTTTATACGATATCTTGATAATTAtgacatttttgtcacattttggTCAGCAACTTCTTTTCATACATTAATGACATATGGTTAAGTTTACTCAATGAACAACGGTTCACAGtacgttttgttttctttttataatggtGTTATCTTTATGCATTTTCTAGATGCCTcataccaatttaaaaaaaaagatttaggtTGATAGAAAATGATATATTATCTCCACAAGATAAACCTCCGGTCAATAATATGCAAAATATGTACCACATAACAGGTCAAATGTCACAGCATGACATAAGATCATGTGAACGAGAAAATCAACGGGCTGATATATGCACAAAACAGGACTAAAAAGGATACTACTGCAAAAGATGCAGTTATGTCTGCCAGATATATTAACGTACATCTAGTCATTGACCAGAAGAGTcggttgagaaaaataaatgtacGACAAAAAATGAAGTTGTCTTGATGTCTATATTCTTAATTCATTGAAGTCAAGTTTTCCATTTCTTTAATCTTTTGTCTTTCAATTTTCTAATCCcttttattcaaacattatacaaGTCACATTGTTCTATGgtctttattttcaatacatatccaattgatatatatattaatttgataatCTAGAGTTGTGTGACAACATTCTCAGTAATCAATTCCTCGGTTATATTGAGTTTATAATGATGTCCAGGATAGtgcctaaaagagggacgaaagataccaaagagacagtcagactcataaatctaaaacaaactgacaacaccatggctaaaaatgaaaaagccaACCAataaacagcacacatgacacaacatagaaaactaaagaataaacaacacgaaccccccaaaaaactaggggtgatctcaggtgctccggaagggtaagcagatcctgatccacatgtggcacccgtcgtgttgcttatgtgataacaaatccggtaaatagtctaattcggtaggtcacattcatgaaagggaaggacgCACGAAAGTGCCACTGGACGTACCGTCGAAACGGGAGCGATTGTAAATATGCAAAGTACATTTAAAGGGTAAATCTAACTTAAAATTGCATGTAAAGTGACTCGTATCGTCTTCATTTTTGTGACATGAGACATTTCTTGTAGTGACTTTATTTCTCTGTAGCCAACTactaaaattgaattattgaacaATAGCAATAACAGCAAAAAATGCATTCGATAAACCAGACTTTGCTTAAGAAATTAAATCCTTTGAGATCTGGGTATCTCTCTTTAAATGGATCTAGACGATTATTACATTCAACTTTATCTTCTGATTTTGGATTATTTAGATGTTTATAGTTTTTGGTATCTGGGTCAAAATTCTGAACAGATCAGACAAAAATCTGGTACATTATTGTATATTCCAAAAAATTGCTTCAAACACGTTTTATCTTTCCAAAATTATAATTGGTAGTaagttttatttatcattttttacctTAGTATAAAACATCTGTTATTTAGGCATTATCTTTGGCACTGCATATACGATTGGCAATggaagaaaaaagttttttttgtggttttttatGTAAGCATTGAGATATGAGTAAAACATGCTTTTTTGGCACAACATGATTAACTAAAgtacaaaaatgaaaatcaagGAGCTAAGTATTATCATATAAACACCTATATCACAGAAAGTTTGATGTTTGCCAATTAGAACGTCAACATGTGAAATTATTGTAAAATCCGAGGTTAGAATCGTTTACATTAACACAGAATGCAGCTTtgatttcctttattttattttgtatactttACCGAGCACGTTTTCAGAAAAGCTGTTCTCTCTCAAACCAGTATTGATTTTGCATATACATAGCTACCTTGTTTTCAGTACAGTACATATCATTTACAATTGGTTTAAGTGCATTGAGTGATAGAAATTTCACCCATCAATTTGTATGTATATGATATTGAATACTACATCttacaaatataattaaatcTTGTGTTTGCTGTAGATGAAAATCACGTATCAGAATTTTTCAACAGAATTTGTTCATTATCAAATTCTAAGAATATAAATGATATGGTTTCTGGTtgtatatttcaaaaaataattattatatatcttAAATGAGTTCCATTTCATCATAAGTGACCCaaagaaattgtttatatattattttttatttgtagttTTAATAACATCTTTTTCTGTGTATGAAATACATATCTTTGATACTTTTACTGTGCTTAATATTGGTAGGAATGAAATTTTATTccataaacacaataaacatgaTCACATCTCAACGTCTCTACTACAGATCTTGTTGGCAAAGGATGGAAACAAAGTTTTGATTTATCATTTTTGACCTTAGCATTGAAACAtctgttatcaaaatattttctttgacatTGCATTTTATGTTGGTAATGGAAGGTAAAGaagaattttatatatatattgttgtagagttgtcactgactcagacgtacttataaatataattaatttttttctgtgactgtatactacattaatttgtaggatcctttaccatagataatttagctgatctgtaacaattacatcttcatgccttatatatcatgtactgtagtacgccgctagattaaaactgacgaggaaaggtaacacacggccagcgaaagctcttttattgagagcccaggtggtcgtgtggtctagcgggacggctgcagtgcaggcgatttggtgtcacgatatcacagtagcgtgggttcgaatcccggcgagggaagaacaaaaaatttgcgaaagcaaatttacaaatctaacattgttgggttgatgtttagacgagttgtatatatatatatatattgatacatgaGTTATGAAAGTTTTTTCCTAGCATAAAATAATTTACTTAAGTACAAAATCATATTgattaatattgttttataaatttctatATCACAGAAATTATGATGTTTGCCAAGATGCATGtaaaaattatccaaaaattcGAGATGAGAATCGTTTACATAAACACACAATTCAGCTTCGGTTTCCATTATGATAAGTAAATGCTTTACCCAACAGCGAAATGTTTaccaaacaaaaacaatcaaaatatagcTGAACGACTGACAGATATTTGGTAATTGCTTTGTACCTGCTAATCTGTAGCCTTACTTGTATAATCATTCTACACCCAACAAATCATTTCTGTTAGTATTAATTAAGTGAACGAAGTAACTAGGATGATTCGTATCGCCAAAAATATGTGTTTCCAGCTTCTCAGTTTTAAATATTGACTAGCAGTGTCGTTCATTTAAGTTGTAAATCAGCAACATACGAATATATAGCAATGTTAATCGATTAAGAGATGAATCGAGAAAACACTTGATCAACGTGAATACCTCATGCTTTGTCATTAGAATATTCGGTGTAAATATTTTTAGATCTCATGGCTTAATTGTTTTCATTCTAGACTTTCaatgtaaagtttttaaacataCAAACAAATAGCAAATTATGTCCAGGTCTACTATCCTGTTTAGCTCACCTAGCCAAAAGAGATAACTTGGCAaacgtctgtcgtcgtccgtcgtaaTCTTCGTCTTCGTTtactttcacaaaaatcttcGTCTATGAAATTACTGGACAAGTCAAACTTGGCTTAAATCATCCTTAGGGAAtcttgtatatagatataagaaaataagGTATGAGTtctgatgagacaactctccatccaagtcacattttttaaaagtaaaccattataggttaaagaacAGTCTTCAACACCGAACATCAaactataaagggtcccaaaaaaaTACTAGTGCAAAACCTAGAAATTAATGGTATCTTATTTAACAAATATGAagataaaggtaaaaaaaaattacatgtattCAAATTCAAAAAGTTCAGACACATGGTACAGGGATAAAATACTAAATGCTAAAAAAATCCATTCTACCGAGCTTTCGAAGTCTTACCTAACGAAAGGTCACAAATTAAGGCGTAAAGAAACCTGCATCTACTCAAAAATAAGACGTAATGATCTCCGAGAATGATGATATCACTACAAAAGATATCAGTTGTTTTATCTATAACAATACACATAAGGTACGCAACTGACTTACATAGGGTTAATCAGAGCAATTGAAAGCATATAAATAAATGGAATGTTAAGGATTCAGTCAGTTACAACATACAGCATATGCAAGAACAacttaaaaatgttgattttcggatttgtattgttttatttgacctcagTGACCACATTAGAAACTGATAGTGATGTAAAAGTTCGTTTATTCGATAATCAAAATGCACCATCAACGGATATAGTCATGTTTTTAATTCATACTTTCGAAAGAAAGATAAAAGAAATTGAGAAGAATTTGAAAcgtattcaaaatattgaaagaaaattGACTGTTCATTTCACTGATTACTTGAATGGAATAGCGGATAAACTGGCTAAAGACAACGGTAAGAAATCTACATTTATTGACAAGTAAAAATGCTTTATGGCATTGTCAATATGTTTTTAACTATTGATTTTGAATATAACTTTAGGTTCTTTTTGGTATCTTACACTACAATATTTTGTATCGTCTTTCGACATTTCATTTCTCTGAAACCCGCTTTGAACATTTCAATTCAAAAGACACAAATAGTAATTTTCTATAAAAGAATAGAAATGATATCAATGCGACATCATTAGaccaataaatataaacaaaagacTGGCACATGAACAAAGCATGTGTTGTAAGGACAGTAATCTGAATAAATTCTTAATGCCGTATAAAAATAATTTGGTATGTTTTCCAACAAGACATGTACAATTAACAAAGAAAATAGATGTTCGCAATTATCGGTCAACgtccggccttcaacaatgaacgtCACACATACCgtatagcaagctataaaatacTCCAAAATGACAAATTGAAACACCGTTCAAACCAGATTAATCAACAACATTCGTTTTGTGTTGTGTAATCAAATACATTATCAAATaggatataatttttaaaaaaaagcagcTGATTGATAGGACACTCGCTTTTGACAAGCACATGCAGAatgttgaaaaatttaataaCCAAATGATGTACCGACTTTTGAACATAGGGGAGATAAGACATGAACCCCTGTTGTTCCAAAAAATAATCGATCggaagataaataaaggcaacagtagtataccgctgttcaaaactcataaatccatggacaaaaaacaaaactaaaaccgagagaaactcATTAAATATTCTTTTGAAATTACTATGCATATGCAATTTTGTTAAACTATTTGTTATGAAATCATTGACGGTTGTAATGTTACAATTAGATATGGTGAAATATTAATGCTCATACTTCAGAATAATTTTGTTTGCTACTTTCACAAGATATCTTATATGGAACAGGATATGTTTACCCCTTCCAGAGCtcctgcattttttttgttcTCAGAAGAACACCTCTTTCTTacattcatttctttatttatttccTCTATCAACAGATTCAATGAACAACATATATgttgtcaggagcctctgtcctttgttagtcttgtattattttaattttagtttcttgtgtacaatttggaaattagtatggcgttcattatcactggactagtatatatttgtttaggggccagccgaaggacgcctccgggtgcgggaatttctcgctacattgaagacctgttggtgatcctctgctgttgtttttttatctggtcgggttgttgtctctttgacacattccccatttccattctcaattttattacagattaaattacaaaagtttttaaaaaaaaacagacaacacaatacaatattacaatatGTACAGTAACtataatatattacaaaaatattatttataaaaaaacattctATGTGTAGCTCAACATGATAACAGGATTCAGTCGGTGGATGAAATGCCAGATGATAGAACTCCAAAAGATGATTTTAATGAAGGTATTCTTGTTTCGTGTCATTTTGATATAAAGACTATTTAACCACCACAATTCACGGGTTTTTTTCATGGCATTTGATGATTTCAGATGAATTTCTGGCACTAGCTAAAACATAATTGTTTTCATTTACGATAATCCATGTACTGGCAAGCTATCGCATCATCCCTATCGTAACTCTGCTATACTCACCAACACAAAGTGCAACGTGTACGTGGCACAGATTGAGAAAACTGTTGGTGACGATATTGACTGTTATTACGTGCTTGCCCAAAAGAATGCAGTAGAACTGTGTATCATCAACAAATAATTGTAATGtgaaattttcaataatgaaatacCACCATATATGTCTGATTGATTGAGTACCACAACAACTACAACACGCACGCACGTATATATCTAGAAATGGTCTGTCGCATAGCTCGCAAGTGCTTCCCTTGTTATTAGGAATGTTagttagtaattttgttatgaaagaTACGTTTATGATTTCTCTGGATGATCTTGGCTTTTACAGACATCACGGACTTTGACTGAGAGGTGAATAGTTCTAAAACCAAAACGAGTCCATTCATCAGTTTGTTCTTCGTCTACAGTATTATTTACTATAACTTTCCAAGACTGCtgcaaaaatattatcaaatacacatgaacctatcatttttataagatatccaTAAATTCGGAATGAACCCATAATGTTTACGTTCAGTGTCAATCAAATAGAACAATAAATAGTTTTTTCGTTAAGAATTTGCCATTAAGGCTGCTAAGCTTTTGTGAGAAATACAACTTTATCTCTATAGTTGAAGTAATAGGATGTAGCCTGAGTATACATTGACATTCTCAAGTTCAAAATACTCTTAACTATAAAGTGCTGGAAACATTTCAACGTTTCTCTACAAAATAAATAACACGGACCTATTTATAAAAATCTAGACCGACTATTGTCCTTACACACGTTAATTATGTGCCTGTTGTTTGATTTTGATCATCGTCATCTAACAATCGTTTggttcttttgtgtttttttattatgtagGGATAGTAGTCTTTTTTCATTTCCATCTTTTACTCAATTTCGTGTCTACATTATATTCACAAAAAAGTATAATTGATAGTCAATAGCGAAAAAAGAATCTGCCCACATGTCCGGAGCAAATAAATTCAGCCCTAGTTtgtttgtggggttcgtgttggtcAGTATCTAGTATTTTTATACTGTTGTGTGtatatgtgtctgtttgtctttttacatttttttagcctCGGCGTTATCAATTTTCTTTCTACTAATGGGAATAATGATCCCTTGGTATTGTTTCTTTCTCTGTTTGTGTACAAAGAAGATTTTGTCAAAGAAGCACAATTTTTATTATTCGCTGCAAACGGCTGTAAAccaatttaaaacaatatatataagctATAAATGAATAGAAcaccttttcatatttttattttctcttaCTGAAAGAAAAAGTGAAAGGTATTGAATTTCGACCAAAAGACTGTGGAGAAATATATTCAAAAAGAGGAAATGGGATTTACACACTCTTTCCAAACTCATCCAGTAGCAGTGGTTATTCAGTCTATTGTGATTTTGAAACGGACAACGGAAATTGGACGgtaattgcttttctttttttttctgtctaatgTATATTTACACATTTTTCTTATTTATGTACTATTCTGAATAACATTCATATATGGTCTACACATTGCAAGATGTCTGAATAAAGTAGTATTAATTTGATATCATAAATGAGTATCCATCTGAATAcattctcgctgcattgaagacctattggtgaccttctgctgttgtctgttctatggtcgggttgttgtctctttgacacatctcccatttccattctcaaatttattatTTGTCATGGACCGATTTAACACTTCGATGCATCAGTCTATATAAATGCTTTATCGCGGACAAGAGTAACTATGTGATacattatgaataaataaatgctTTATAATGGTGACTGGGAAATAGATATATGGTCATTACTGATCTTCTTCCGACTGGCAGTATAACCCTTGCCTAAGGACGGcgtttttatttgctttttttgcTCTGCAGGTTGTATCATTTACGCGTCTAGTCGGAATTTGGACGTTAAAACCGATGCTCTTTGTATAGAGGATGTCATGCTCTCTGCacgttaaaaaaacattttgcaaCAACTGTTGGAGGGTTCGTTTGTGACCTGTTGCAATGCAATGCAAAACgtctgtccctatccaaaatAACCTCATTTTCAAATTGCGGTCAAAATCTTGACCTTCATACCGGGCAGCCTCTATAACATTACCtaccttttttatatattgcttttttTCCTAGCCCTGAACATGCATAAAATTGTTGccaccgattttttttttaaatcaacaactTTTCAATGAATCAATCTAGGATGAATGTACATGTAACGTTTGAAAATTCATTAAGGACTGTTTTGTTGCTCTATCAATATAACTAAAAAATCTgaacaaatgaaaataatatacaaaatccATCACTTGTAATCATGAATGAATATGCATGCTATATGTATCatgattttataataatttttaaatgttttgatattgatatttgattttacaGTTTATATTTGTCAGGTATTTCAGAGAAGAATAAATGGTACCACAGACTTTTTCAGAGGATGGGAGGAATATGAAAATGGATTTGGAAATTTGGAAGCGGAATTTTGGCTTGgtaaatttttatgttttgtattattttagagGAGCAATAACGATTATaaatgtgattgattgattgatcgatcgatttattgattgttttaaCGTAATTTTTCGGCATTAATGTGCAATATCGTAactgtttatctttttttgtgaAGGAAGCCTTAGTGGCCGTCGAGATCCGTCATTTTTAGGATAAAACTGACAGTCCTAGCTATAGTGAAGTAGAATAAACGTTGAACACATATGTCGCGTGTTGGTTTTGAACGTGCAATCTCATTTTTAACTGCCTATAGTGTTATTAGTTAGACCACTAAGACCATTCGGCTACCTAGACCCTCgattataaattttagattaaagACTAACAACATGAACCACATATATATCCAGATAGTATGACTTTGTACGGGACCAAACTACAGAGAGGTTAAACCAGTATAAAGCCACATCTGTGAGacgttgtattttatttttacctCACAATGTCGTCTTTTTGTTATGCCGTTGGCTGTCCTTTAATTAATACTTTCCAGCTTTAATTTGATGTTTAATGAcgatttttatttgatttcactCAAAAATTCGTCGATAGTTCCGCAGAACTCATTGTCTGTACTGTGATTTTGATTACAAAAGTTCAATTGTGACTACCAAAAGCTGTGTATAAGTTCAATACAAAACTATAGCTGCAAACAATTATTCTGCAGATGACATATGCTTCCAAAACAATGTTGTCCTAGATACTtttctttgataactataaatgACGTCGATAACATGATATGAAGAAGCCGGGTCTAACCTTCATGACTTTGTCTCAGGCGAGACAAAGacattgtttatataatttaagattttttaaacCATTTTCAGGTAATCGCAAAATCAACGAATTAACGTCGAACGGACTACATGAATTAAGGGTAGATCTTACCGATTTTGACGGAAACAGCGGATATGCCAAATATTCCAGGTTCTCTGTCGGTGATGCTTCTACCCAATACAAGCTTAAAGTTGGTGGATATAGCGGGAACATCGGTGAGTAAACGTTAAATTCAAACTGTGCTTTATGTGCATATCTTCTATTTATAGGTTCTCGGAAAAAAAATAGAACCATACCATTCTGCTTTGCCATTcaatcttttaactttttttcatgaaTCTGCGATTTTGCAGATAGTTCACAAAGTTGAAACTATGTGGCCTCGTCATGATTTATACCAGACTCGTAAGGTTACATATGTTTTAATCAACAATAAAGTGATCACTTGTATAATATTGCTATCGAAATATCCAAACTTAGATGTTTTTGTTTTCGTTTCTGAGATATAAGACAAGGCTTACCATTTCGTCTTAATGAGGGCAGTACATGTACAGTTTTTTTACACATATTGTAGTTAAAGTGATATCCTACCTAGATCATAGCCTTTTCAATACTCATTTCCCTTGGACCAAAACGTCACTTTGTTTTGAGTAATTTGAATGTATTTGtgattatgttttaaatttttcaaataccTATAATATAATTGAAGAGTTGAAGACTGTTAGAAAATATGCTGTTTATAAATGATTCAGGGTTAAACATATTGAATTGATACTTTGAAAAGTAAtaaatgttttgtgtttttgcCTATACCCTCTCCCTCGAAAAAAACGTAATAAAAACCGATACATGTGGGTAATGATaatattacataaatattttaattcttttgaATTATAGATAGTTTGCAGTCTGATAGCGGGAGGAGTTTTATAATATACCACAGTGATATAGTTTGTTATAGATTCAGGGATAAAATGTACCTTTAAAAGTATTTTAAGTGGTGGTATAATGTTTTGTTCCCAAACCCATTACACTCCctagataaatataaaataaacaataaaaatagtGTGTAActatattatgtaatatatatatatatcaattctTTTGAAAAGGGGATAGTTTGCAGTTTTATAATGGGATGAGTTTTATTACAAAGGATAGAGAAAACGATCATTGGCCATAATACAGTTTTCTATGAGTCGGGgttaaattttactttaaaaagtatttaatgGTAATATGTTTGGGTTTTTTACcgactcccccccccccaaaaaaaaattacaaaaattgtgTACAACGatattatttcttaaacattttaattttgttgagTAGGAGATAGTTTTGAGTTTTATTATTAGGAACAGTGATATCGATCGTAGGCCATGTAGTAGTTTGTAATAGATTCAGGgtgaaattttacttttaaa contains:
- the LOC139490160 gene encoding fibrinogen C domain-containing protein 1-like is translated as MLNTFSYFYFLLLKEKVKGIEFRPKDCGEIYSKRGNGIYTLFPNSSSSSGYSVYCDFETDNGNWTVFQRRINGTTDFFRGWEEYENGFGNLEAEFWLGNRKINELTSNGLHELRVDLTDFDGNSGYAKYSRFSVGDASTQYKLKVGGYSGNIGNSLKHNNGMSFTTKDRENDLHYIVNCANDRGGAWWYHSCTSVNLNGQYLQGGQVDLKSIHWYMWKASSISLQSSVMMFRKVYPTG